Proteins encoded in a region of the Oncorhynchus gorbuscha isolate QuinsamMale2020 ecotype Even-year linkage group LG16, OgorEven_v1.0, whole genome shotgun sequence genome:
- the LOC124000390 gene encoding mediator of RNA polymerase II transcription subunit 25-like isoform X4, producing MDLPIKPGANQVADVVFVIEGTANLGPYFESLRKHYILPAIEYFNGGPPAETDFGGDYGGTQYGLVVFNTVDCAPESYVQCHAPTSSAFEFVSWIDSIQFMGGGAESCSLIAEGLSVALQLFDDFKKMREQIGQTHKVCVLLCNSPPYLLPAVESVSYTGCTADNLVKIIRDRGIHFSVVSPRKLPALRALFDRASPVGGQVDPHPDYSQDPFHMILVRGISLPVSSGGGSGLLKPILPPQPLPVSQPPLGPTSQAPPPISTAHPYQAAAQMAVEAANNQKSRFPGMVNPGPPFSGQSTLPSVAGVKLAPSSQPSLSTVTIVSTPMLPQQQVPPPQQQQVQPPGQPQPNQQQSVPPQQQQPTANQQTPPSSQPGMPGVSAAQANPIGGQQQGVANKIVAWSGVLEWQEKPKASSMDSNTKLTRSLPCQVQVNQGENLNADQWPQKLIMQLIPQQLLTTLGPLFRNSRMVQFLFTNKDVESLKGLYRIMATGFAGCVHFPHSAPCEVRVLMLLYSSKKRIFMGLIPNDQSGFVNGIRQVITNHKQVQQHRSLGSGGPMPGPPGQVQPNQNFLNRPQGPIPVSHGNVQQQSVVVGMPSVSQVTLMEEQQRQANLMTMRASGAPNQQPPVTGAPPNQVAQGGQAPPQGAMLRLPNPGANPQLRSLLLSQQQPQGGVGHMQGMMPHQGLGGQLVHPTPGAGPQMQAQWRQPLAGQMMMAAGQRGPGAQPPGMPQVSSVMEDEILMDLI from the exons ATGGACCTGCCCATTAAACCTGGCGCCAATCAAGTGGCAGACGTGGTGTTCGTCATCGAAGGAACTGCAAACCTCGGCCCCTATTTTGAATCCCTCAGGAAACATTACATACTACCTGCAATCGA GTACTTCAATGGAGGCCCTCCAGCAGAGACAGACTTTGGAGGAGAT tatGGAGGCACACAGTATGGTCTTGTTGTGTTCAACACAGTGGACTGTGCTCCTGAATCCTACGTCCAGTGTCACGCACCAACCAGCTCAGCCTTTGAGTTTGTCTCGTGGATTGACAGCATCCA GTTcatgggaggaggagcagagagctgTAGTCTCATCGCAGAGGGTCTGTCTGTGGCCTTGCAGCTCTTTGATGACTTCAAAAAGATGAGAGAGCAAAT AGGTCAGACACACAAAGTATGTGTGCTGCTGTGTAACTCTCCGCCATACCTGCTCCCTGCCGTGGAGAGTGTCAGCTATACGGGCTGCACTGCAGACAATCTGGTCAAGATCATCAGAGAT AGAGGGATTCATTTTTCTGTGGTGTCGCCACGGAAACTGCCAGCGTTACGGGCACTGTTCGACAGGGCGTCACCAGTCGGGGGACAGGTCGACCCCCACCCAGACTACAGCCAAGACCCCTTCCACATGATCCTGGTTAGGGGTATCTCACTTCCTG TGTCATCAGGGGGAGGATCGGGCCTTCTCAAACCTATTCTACCCCCTCAACCCCTGCCTGTCAGTCAGCCTCCTCTTGGTCCCACCTCGCAGGCTCCTCCACCAATAAGCACGGCCCATCCATATCAG GCAGCTGCACAGATGGCTGTAGAGGCAGCCAACAACCAGAAGAGTCGCT TCCCAGGCATGGTCAATCCTGGTCCCCCATTCAGCGGTCAGTCAACTCTCCCATCTGTAGCAGGAGTGAAGTTGGCTCCCTCCAGTCAGCCCAGCCTGTCCACAGTCACCATAGTTTCCACACCCATGTTGCCTCAGCAACAAGTCCCTCCCCCACAGCAGCAACAAGTCCAGCCGCCAGGACAACCACAGCCCAATCAGCAGCAGTCGGTGCCCCCTCAGCAGCAACAGCCCACAGCCAATCAGCAGACGCCCCCATCCTCACAGCCTGGCATG ccaggtgtgtctgcagCCCAGGCAAATCCGATTGGGGGGCAGCAGCAAGGCGTTGCCAATAAGATTGTAGCATGGAGTGGGGTACTGGAGTGGCAAGAG AAGCCCAAAGCCTCGTCTATGGATTCCAATACCAAACTCACTCGCTCCCTGCCCTGCCAGGTGCAAGTCAACCAAGGAGAGAACCT AAATGCCGACCAGTGGCCACAGAAGCTCATCATGCAATTGATCCCACAACAGCTACTG ACAACACTCGGTCCCCTCTTCAGAAACTCTAGAATGGTTCAGTTTCTCTTCACCAACAAAGATGTGGAGTCACTAAAAGGTCTTTATCGTATCATGGCCACTGGATTT GCGGGGTGCGTCCACTTCCCCCACAGCGCCCCCTGTGAGGTGCGGGTGCTCATGCTGCTCTACTCCTCCAAGAAGAGGATTTTCATGGGCCTCATCCCCAACGACCAGAGTGGCTTCGTCAACGGCATCCGACAGGTCATCACCAACCACAAACAGGTCCAGCAGCACCGCTCG TTAGGTTCAGGAGGGCCGATGCCAGGGCCACCTGGCCAGGTTCAACCCAATCAGAACTTCCTCAACCGGCCGCAGGGGCCCATCCCTGTCTCCCATGGCAACGTGCAGCAGCAG TCTGTGGTGGTGGGCATGCCCTCTGTTAGTCAGGTCACTCTGATGGAGGAACAGCAGAGACAGGCCAACCTG ATGACGATGAGAGCATCAGGCGCACCTAATCAGCAGCCGCCTGTCACAGGTGCTCCGCCCAACCAGGTCGCTCAGGGTGGACAGGCCCCGCCCCAGGGTGCCATGCTCCGCCTTCCAAACCCAGGAGCCAATCCGCAGCTGCGCAGTCTCCTCCTCAGCCAACAGCAGCCA CAGGGGGGTGTTGGTCACATGCAGGGCATGATGCCTCACCAGGGGCTGGGAGGGCAGCTGGTCCACCCTACTCCAGGAGCGGGCCCCCAAATGCAGGCCCAGTGGAGACAGCCCCTGGCAG gtcagaTGATGATGGCTGCTGGTCAGAGGGGCCCTGGAGCCCAGCCCCCCGGGATGCCCCAGGTGTCTTCCGTCATGGAGGACGAGATTCTCATGGACCTTATTTGA
- the LOC124000390 gene encoding mediator of RNA polymerase II transcription subunit 25-like isoform X3 translates to MDLPIKPGANQVADVVFVIEGTANLGPYFESLRKHYILPAIEYFNGGPPAETDFGGDYGGTQYGLVVFNTVDCAPESYVQCHAPTSSAFEFVSWIDSIQFMGGGAESCSLIAEGLSVALQLFDDFKKMREQIGQTHKVCVLLCNSPPYLLPAVESVSYTGCTADNLVKIIRDRGIHFSVVSPRKLPALRALFDRASPVGGQVDPHPDYSQDPFHMILVRGISLPGGGSGLLKPILPPQPLPVSQPPLGPTSQAPPPISTAHPYQPPPSLNAAQAAAQMAVEAANNQKSRFPGMVNPGPPFSGQSTLPSVAGVKLAPSSQPSLSTVTIVSTPMLPQQQVPPPQQQQVQPPGQPQPNQQQSVPPQQQQPTANQQTPPSSQPGMPGVSAAQANPIGGQQQGVANKIVAWSGVLEWQEKPKASSMDSNTKLTRSLPCQVQVNQGENLNADQWPQKLIMQLIPQQLLTTLGPLFRNSRMVQFLFTNKDVESLKGLYRIMATGFAGCVHFPHSAPCEVRVLMLLYSSKKRIFMGLIPNDQSGFVNGIRQVITNHKQVQQHRSLGSGGPMPGPPGQVQPNQNFLNRPQGPIPVSHGNVQQQSVVVGMPSVSQVTLMEEQQRQANLMTMRASGAPNQQPPVTGAPPNQVAQGGQAPPQGAMLRLPNPGANPQLRSLLLSQQQPQGGVGHMQGMMPHQGLGGQLVHPTPGAGPQMQAQWRQPLAGQMMMAAGQRGPGAQPPGMPQVSSVMEDEILMDLI, encoded by the exons ATGGACCTGCCCATTAAACCTGGCGCCAATCAAGTGGCAGACGTGGTGTTCGTCATCGAAGGAACTGCAAACCTCGGCCCCTATTTTGAATCCCTCAGGAAACATTACATACTACCTGCAATCGA GTACTTCAATGGAGGCCCTCCAGCAGAGACAGACTTTGGAGGAGAT tatGGAGGCACACAGTATGGTCTTGTTGTGTTCAACACAGTGGACTGTGCTCCTGAATCCTACGTCCAGTGTCACGCACCAACCAGCTCAGCCTTTGAGTTTGTCTCGTGGATTGACAGCATCCA GTTcatgggaggaggagcagagagctgTAGTCTCATCGCAGAGGGTCTGTCTGTGGCCTTGCAGCTCTTTGATGACTTCAAAAAGATGAGAGAGCAAAT AGGTCAGACACACAAAGTATGTGTGCTGCTGTGTAACTCTCCGCCATACCTGCTCCCTGCCGTGGAGAGTGTCAGCTATACGGGCTGCACTGCAGACAATCTGGTCAAGATCATCAGAGAT AGAGGGATTCATTTTTCTGTGGTGTCGCCACGGAAACTGCCAGCGTTACGGGCACTGTTCGACAGGGCGTCACCAGTCGGGGGACAGGTCGACCCCCACCCAGACTACAGCCAAGACCCCTTCCACATGATCCTGGTTAGGGGTATCTCACTTCCTG GGGGAGGATCGGGCCTTCTCAAACCTATTCTACCCCCTCAACCCCTGCCTGTCAGTCAGCCTCCTCTTGGTCCCACCTCGCAGGCTCCTCCACCAATAAGCACGGCCCATCCATATCAG CCCCCACCTTCCCTTAACGCGGCCCAGGCAGCTGCACAGATGGCTGTAGAGGCAGCCAACAACCAGAAGAGTCGCT TCCCAGGCATGGTCAATCCTGGTCCCCCATTCAGCGGTCAGTCAACTCTCCCATCTGTAGCAGGAGTGAAGTTGGCTCCCTCCAGTCAGCCCAGCCTGTCCACAGTCACCATAGTTTCCACACCCATGTTGCCTCAGCAACAAGTCCCTCCCCCACAGCAGCAACAAGTCCAGCCGCCAGGACAACCACAGCCCAATCAGCAGCAGTCGGTGCCCCCTCAGCAGCAACAGCCCACAGCCAATCAGCAGACGCCCCCATCCTCACAGCCTGGCATG ccaggtgtgtctgcagCCCAGGCAAATCCGATTGGGGGGCAGCAGCAAGGCGTTGCCAATAAGATTGTAGCATGGAGTGGGGTACTGGAGTGGCAAGAG AAGCCCAAAGCCTCGTCTATGGATTCCAATACCAAACTCACTCGCTCCCTGCCCTGCCAGGTGCAAGTCAACCAAGGAGAGAACCT AAATGCCGACCAGTGGCCACAGAAGCTCATCATGCAATTGATCCCACAACAGCTACTG ACAACACTCGGTCCCCTCTTCAGAAACTCTAGAATGGTTCAGTTTCTCTTCACCAACAAAGATGTGGAGTCACTAAAAGGTCTTTATCGTATCATGGCCACTGGATTT GCGGGGTGCGTCCACTTCCCCCACAGCGCCCCCTGTGAGGTGCGGGTGCTCATGCTGCTCTACTCCTCCAAGAAGAGGATTTTCATGGGCCTCATCCCCAACGACCAGAGTGGCTTCGTCAACGGCATCCGACAGGTCATCACCAACCACAAACAGGTCCAGCAGCACCGCTCG TTAGGTTCAGGAGGGCCGATGCCAGGGCCACCTGGCCAGGTTCAACCCAATCAGAACTTCCTCAACCGGCCGCAGGGGCCCATCCCTGTCTCCCATGGCAACGTGCAGCAGCAG TCTGTGGTGGTGGGCATGCCCTCTGTTAGTCAGGTCACTCTGATGGAGGAACAGCAGAGACAGGCCAACCTG ATGACGATGAGAGCATCAGGCGCACCTAATCAGCAGCCGCCTGTCACAGGTGCTCCGCCCAACCAGGTCGCTCAGGGTGGACAGGCCCCGCCCCAGGGTGCCATGCTCCGCCTTCCAAACCCAGGAGCCAATCCGCAGCTGCGCAGTCTCCTCCTCAGCCAACAGCAGCCA CAGGGGGGTGTTGGTCACATGCAGGGCATGATGCCTCACCAGGGGCTGGGAGGGCAGCTGGTCCACCCTACTCCAGGAGCGGGCCCCCAAATGCAGGCCCAGTGGAGACAGCCCCTGGCAG gtcagaTGATGATGGCTGCTGGTCAGAGGGGCCCTGGAGCCCAGCCCCCCGGGATGCCCCAGGTGTCTTCCGTCATGGAGGACGAGATTCTCATGGACCTTATTTGA
- the LOC124000390 gene encoding mediator of RNA polymerase II transcription subunit 25-like isoform X1, producing the protein MDLPIKPGANQVADVVFVIEGTANLGPYFESLRKHYILPAIEYFNGGPPAETDFGGDYGGTQYGLVVFNTVDCAPESYVQCHAPTSSAFEFVSWIDSIQFMGGGAESCSLIAEGLSVALQLFDDFKKMREQIGQTHKVCVLLCNSPPYLLPAVESVSYTGCTADNLVKIIRDRGIHFSVVSPRKLPALRALFDRASPVGGQVDPHPDYSQDPFHMILVRGISLPVSSGGGSGLLKPILPPQPLPVSQPPLGPTSQAPPPISTAHPYQPPPSLNAAQAAAQMAVEAANNQKSRFPGMVNPGPPFSGQSTLPSVAGVKLAPSSQPSLSTVTIVSTPMLPQQQVPPPQQQQVQPPGQPQPNQQQSVPPQQQQPTANQQTPPSSQPGMPGVSAAQANPIGGQQQGVANKIVAWSGVLEWQEKPKASSMDSNTKLTRSLPCQVQVNQGENLNADQWPQKLIMQLIPQQLLTTLGPLFRNSRMVQFLFTNKDVESLKGLYRIMATGFAGCVHFPHSAPCEVRVLMLLYSSKKRIFMGLIPNDQSGFVNGIRQVITNHKQVQQHRSLGSGGPMPGPPGQVQPNQNFLNRPQGPIPVSHGNVQQQSVVVGMPSVSQVTLMEEQQRQANLMTMRASGAPNQQPPVTGAPPNQVAQGGQAPPQGAMLRLPNPGANPQLRSLLLSQQQPQGGVGHMQGMMPHQGLGGQLVHPTPGAGPQMQAQWRQPLAGQMMMAAGQRGPGAQPPGMPQVSSVMEDEILMDLI; encoded by the exons ATGGACCTGCCCATTAAACCTGGCGCCAATCAAGTGGCAGACGTGGTGTTCGTCATCGAAGGAACTGCAAACCTCGGCCCCTATTTTGAATCCCTCAGGAAACATTACATACTACCTGCAATCGA GTACTTCAATGGAGGCCCTCCAGCAGAGACAGACTTTGGAGGAGAT tatGGAGGCACACAGTATGGTCTTGTTGTGTTCAACACAGTGGACTGTGCTCCTGAATCCTACGTCCAGTGTCACGCACCAACCAGCTCAGCCTTTGAGTTTGTCTCGTGGATTGACAGCATCCA GTTcatgggaggaggagcagagagctgTAGTCTCATCGCAGAGGGTCTGTCTGTGGCCTTGCAGCTCTTTGATGACTTCAAAAAGATGAGAGAGCAAAT AGGTCAGACACACAAAGTATGTGTGCTGCTGTGTAACTCTCCGCCATACCTGCTCCCTGCCGTGGAGAGTGTCAGCTATACGGGCTGCACTGCAGACAATCTGGTCAAGATCATCAGAGAT AGAGGGATTCATTTTTCTGTGGTGTCGCCACGGAAACTGCCAGCGTTACGGGCACTGTTCGACAGGGCGTCACCAGTCGGGGGACAGGTCGACCCCCACCCAGACTACAGCCAAGACCCCTTCCACATGATCCTGGTTAGGGGTATCTCACTTCCTG TGTCATCAGGGGGAGGATCGGGCCTTCTCAAACCTATTCTACCCCCTCAACCCCTGCCTGTCAGTCAGCCTCCTCTTGGTCCCACCTCGCAGGCTCCTCCACCAATAAGCACGGCCCATCCATATCAG CCCCCACCTTCCCTTAACGCGGCCCAGGCAGCTGCACAGATGGCTGTAGAGGCAGCCAACAACCAGAAGAGTCGCT TCCCAGGCATGGTCAATCCTGGTCCCCCATTCAGCGGTCAGTCAACTCTCCCATCTGTAGCAGGAGTGAAGTTGGCTCCCTCCAGTCAGCCCAGCCTGTCCACAGTCACCATAGTTTCCACACCCATGTTGCCTCAGCAACAAGTCCCTCCCCCACAGCAGCAACAAGTCCAGCCGCCAGGACAACCACAGCCCAATCAGCAGCAGTCGGTGCCCCCTCAGCAGCAACAGCCCACAGCCAATCAGCAGACGCCCCCATCCTCACAGCCTGGCATG ccaggtgtgtctgcagCCCAGGCAAATCCGATTGGGGGGCAGCAGCAAGGCGTTGCCAATAAGATTGTAGCATGGAGTGGGGTACTGGAGTGGCAAGAG AAGCCCAAAGCCTCGTCTATGGATTCCAATACCAAACTCACTCGCTCCCTGCCCTGCCAGGTGCAAGTCAACCAAGGAGAGAACCT AAATGCCGACCAGTGGCCACAGAAGCTCATCATGCAATTGATCCCACAACAGCTACTG ACAACACTCGGTCCCCTCTTCAGAAACTCTAGAATGGTTCAGTTTCTCTTCACCAACAAAGATGTGGAGTCACTAAAAGGTCTTTATCGTATCATGGCCACTGGATTT GCGGGGTGCGTCCACTTCCCCCACAGCGCCCCCTGTGAGGTGCGGGTGCTCATGCTGCTCTACTCCTCCAAGAAGAGGATTTTCATGGGCCTCATCCCCAACGACCAGAGTGGCTTCGTCAACGGCATCCGACAGGTCATCACCAACCACAAACAGGTCCAGCAGCACCGCTCG TTAGGTTCAGGAGGGCCGATGCCAGGGCCACCTGGCCAGGTTCAACCCAATCAGAACTTCCTCAACCGGCCGCAGGGGCCCATCCCTGTCTCCCATGGCAACGTGCAGCAGCAG TCTGTGGTGGTGGGCATGCCCTCTGTTAGTCAGGTCACTCTGATGGAGGAACAGCAGAGACAGGCCAACCTG ATGACGATGAGAGCATCAGGCGCACCTAATCAGCAGCCGCCTGTCACAGGTGCTCCGCCCAACCAGGTCGCTCAGGGTGGACAGGCCCCGCCCCAGGGTGCCATGCTCCGCCTTCCAAACCCAGGAGCCAATCCGCAGCTGCGCAGTCTCCTCCTCAGCCAACAGCAGCCA CAGGGGGGTGTTGGTCACATGCAGGGCATGATGCCTCACCAGGGGCTGGGAGGGCAGCTGGTCCACCCTACTCCAGGAGCGGGCCCCCAAATGCAGGCCCAGTGGAGACAGCCCCTGGCAG gtcagaTGATGATGGCTGCTGGTCAGAGGGGCCCTGGAGCCCAGCCCCCCGGGATGCCCCAGGTGTCTTCCGTCATGGAGGACGAGATTCTCATGGACCTTATTTGA
- the LOC124000390 gene encoding mediator of RNA polymerase II transcription subunit 25-like isoform X2: MDLPIKPGANQVADVVFVIEGTANLGPYFESLRKHYILPAIEYFNGGPPAETDFGGDYGGTQYGLVVFNTVDCAPESYVQCHAPTSSAFEFVSWIDSIQFMGGGAESCSLIAEGLSVALQLFDDFKKMREQIGQTHKVCVLLCNSPPYLLPAVESVSYTGCTADNLVKIIRDRGIHFSVVSPRKLPALRALFDRASPVGGQVDPHPDYSQDPFHMILVRGISLPVSSGGGSGLLKPILPPQPLPVSQPPLGPTSQAPPPISTAHPYQPPPSLNAAQAAAQMAVEAANNQKSRFPGMVNPGPPFSGQSTLPSVAGVKLAPSSQPSLSTVTIVSTPMLPQQQVPPPQQQQVQPPGQPQPNQQQSVPPQQQQPTANQQTPPSSQPGMPGVSAAQANPIGGQQQGVANKIVAWSGVLEWQEPKASSMDSNTKLTRSLPCQVQVNQGENLNADQWPQKLIMQLIPQQLLTTLGPLFRNSRMVQFLFTNKDVESLKGLYRIMATGFAGCVHFPHSAPCEVRVLMLLYSSKKRIFMGLIPNDQSGFVNGIRQVITNHKQVQQHRSLGSGGPMPGPPGQVQPNQNFLNRPQGPIPVSHGNVQQQSVVVGMPSVSQVTLMEEQQRQANLMTMRASGAPNQQPPVTGAPPNQVAQGGQAPPQGAMLRLPNPGANPQLRSLLLSQQQPQGGVGHMQGMMPHQGLGGQLVHPTPGAGPQMQAQWRQPLAGQMMMAAGQRGPGAQPPGMPQVSSVMEDEILMDLI, encoded by the exons ATGGACCTGCCCATTAAACCTGGCGCCAATCAAGTGGCAGACGTGGTGTTCGTCATCGAAGGAACTGCAAACCTCGGCCCCTATTTTGAATCCCTCAGGAAACATTACATACTACCTGCAATCGA GTACTTCAATGGAGGCCCTCCAGCAGAGACAGACTTTGGAGGAGAT tatGGAGGCACACAGTATGGTCTTGTTGTGTTCAACACAGTGGACTGTGCTCCTGAATCCTACGTCCAGTGTCACGCACCAACCAGCTCAGCCTTTGAGTTTGTCTCGTGGATTGACAGCATCCA GTTcatgggaggaggagcagagagctgTAGTCTCATCGCAGAGGGTCTGTCTGTGGCCTTGCAGCTCTTTGATGACTTCAAAAAGATGAGAGAGCAAAT AGGTCAGACACACAAAGTATGTGTGCTGCTGTGTAACTCTCCGCCATACCTGCTCCCTGCCGTGGAGAGTGTCAGCTATACGGGCTGCACTGCAGACAATCTGGTCAAGATCATCAGAGAT AGAGGGATTCATTTTTCTGTGGTGTCGCCACGGAAACTGCCAGCGTTACGGGCACTGTTCGACAGGGCGTCACCAGTCGGGGGACAGGTCGACCCCCACCCAGACTACAGCCAAGACCCCTTCCACATGATCCTGGTTAGGGGTATCTCACTTCCTG TGTCATCAGGGGGAGGATCGGGCCTTCTCAAACCTATTCTACCCCCTCAACCCCTGCCTGTCAGTCAGCCTCCTCTTGGTCCCACCTCGCAGGCTCCTCCACCAATAAGCACGGCCCATCCATATCAG CCCCCACCTTCCCTTAACGCGGCCCAGGCAGCTGCACAGATGGCTGTAGAGGCAGCCAACAACCAGAAGAGTCGCT TCCCAGGCATGGTCAATCCTGGTCCCCCATTCAGCGGTCAGTCAACTCTCCCATCTGTAGCAGGAGTGAAGTTGGCTCCCTCCAGTCAGCCCAGCCTGTCCACAGTCACCATAGTTTCCACACCCATGTTGCCTCAGCAACAAGTCCCTCCCCCACAGCAGCAACAAGTCCAGCCGCCAGGACAACCACAGCCCAATCAGCAGCAGTCGGTGCCCCCTCAGCAGCAACAGCCCACAGCCAATCAGCAGACGCCCCCATCCTCACAGCCTGGCATG ccaggtgtgtctgcagCCCAGGCAAATCCGATTGGGGGGCAGCAGCAAGGCGTTGCCAATAAGATTGTAGCATGGAGTGGGGTACTGGAGTGGCAAGAG CCCAAAGCCTCGTCTATGGATTCCAATACCAAACTCACTCGCTCCCTGCCCTGCCAGGTGCAAGTCAACCAAGGAGAGAACCT AAATGCCGACCAGTGGCCACAGAAGCTCATCATGCAATTGATCCCACAACAGCTACTG ACAACACTCGGTCCCCTCTTCAGAAACTCTAGAATGGTTCAGTTTCTCTTCACCAACAAAGATGTGGAGTCACTAAAAGGTCTTTATCGTATCATGGCCACTGGATTT GCGGGGTGCGTCCACTTCCCCCACAGCGCCCCCTGTGAGGTGCGGGTGCTCATGCTGCTCTACTCCTCCAAGAAGAGGATTTTCATGGGCCTCATCCCCAACGACCAGAGTGGCTTCGTCAACGGCATCCGACAGGTCATCACCAACCACAAACAGGTCCAGCAGCACCGCTCG TTAGGTTCAGGAGGGCCGATGCCAGGGCCACCTGGCCAGGTTCAACCCAATCAGAACTTCCTCAACCGGCCGCAGGGGCCCATCCCTGTCTCCCATGGCAACGTGCAGCAGCAG TCTGTGGTGGTGGGCATGCCCTCTGTTAGTCAGGTCACTCTGATGGAGGAACAGCAGAGACAGGCCAACCTG ATGACGATGAGAGCATCAGGCGCACCTAATCAGCAGCCGCCTGTCACAGGTGCTCCGCCCAACCAGGTCGCTCAGGGTGGACAGGCCCCGCCCCAGGGTGCCATGCTCCGCCTTCCAAACCCAGGAGCCAATCCGCAGCTGCGCAGTCTCCTCCTCAGCCAACAGCAGCCA CAGGGGGGTGTTGGTCACATGCAGGGCATGATGCCTCACCAGGGGCTGGGAGGGCAGCTGGTCCACCCTACTCCAGGAGCGGGCCCCCAAATGCAGGCCCAGTGGAGACAGCCCCTGGCAG gtcagaTGATGATGGCTGCTGGTCAGAGGGGCCCTGGAGCCCAGCCCCCCGGGATGCCCCAGGTGTCTTCCGTCATGGAGGACGAGATTCTCATGGACCTTATTTGA